A part of Paenibacillus donghaensis genomic DNA contains:
- a CDS encoding glycoside hydrolase family 2 protein gives MTSYPEIISLDGDWQFAYTRSEPKVSNQDPPASEAFEAMIPVPGYWDDYTERLQYTDFWSRVSRFNPEYRRISFPMGAGKPADASLPFLLGTGWYKKSFVAGADWTNGTVTLCVGGVTLEAWVWLNGHFIGHHVGHLTPFEMNLEEYIKPGKSNQLIIAVANTRTDRIGCSIRGFTGKSAGIYRSVELKVAGHKRIKDCYIHADRNLKQLMWEITIEGKQSERAQTLDWEIQDPNSEHILASGSQSVDLGVVKWTSSTFGMKTWSDHHPNLYRIRLCLRDGQTVSDCSEQMFGLRTIEAKGISLQLNGIPVILRGLTDHAYFPETCTPPSDLEYYRMTLKKLRQLGFNWVRFHTWTPPVECLQAADELGMMLQVESPNGFAESDWLDILYTCRRHPSVIIYCCGNEVPLNEEMIAYVKQMALHMQALAPDALFNPMEGLHSVEYLVNEEDEGYVSEPYPHNAKRMAELRSYSDVFAPHGVLFSYHSLDTDDFKMEQRLQMYKRPCLIHEAGINDSYLNLDLEHRYKGTRIGTEMYAAARTYVEKMGLIQNAPLYYQNSCKWMLQIVKYSIENIRRSQYVSGYDFLGAIDCHWHRTGYAVGLLNEFYELKAGVSVESVRQYNGESVLLADCGKHRNLTSGQQLNLSIWASLFGQTPLEHGKMWWTLLDEERTVYVRGEQTIPNIALGKVEALGEIQLTIPDLPLPRKMLLEVYLNGGEYQVKNSWDYWVFPTIEQLPAEKQPATRVLSSLDAESISYIANGGKALLLGEKPFPTLPTTFQIMSGGRVQGNNATVVREHPLMMEFPHEGFCDWQFYSMLEGAETVVFNDLEIPFDPIVEVVSSYKMIRKQSSLFELRVGEGRLLVCTLRFDEADCAARYLYYKMLNYMESNAFNPTSTIPPEKLRILLEESRSLDVDFTTDEGYDNGGHVLAVTELKG, from the coding sequence TAATCCGGAGTACAGACGCATTTCATTTCCTATGGGCGCTGGGAAACCAGCCGATGCGTCACTCCCGTTTCTTCTCGGGACAGGGTGGTACAAAAAGTCATTCGTTGCTGGAGCAGATTGGACGAACGGGACGGTTACGTTATGCGTTGGTGGCGTTACTTTGGAAGCATGGGTTTGGTTAAATGGACATTTCATTGGCCACCATGTCGGTCATTTAACCCCATTCGAGATGAATCTAGAGGAGTATATAAAGCCGGGGAAAAGCAATCAGTTAATCATAGCCGTGGCAAATACGAGGACAGATCGGATCGGCTGCAGTATCCGTGGATTCACAGGGAAGAGCGCAGGAATTTATCGCTCGGTAGAATTAAAAGTCGCAGGCCATAAGCGTATTAAAGATTGTTATATTCACGCCGATCGTAACTTGAAACAGCTGATGTGGGAGATCACCATAGAAGGCAAGCAATCGGAAAGAGCACAAACGTTGGATTGGGAAATCCAAGATCCCAATTCTGAACACATTCTGGCTTCTGGTTCGCAGTCGGTCGATTTAGGTGTTGTCAAATGGACCTCGAGTACTTTCGGTATGAAAACGTGGTCCGACCATCATCCGAATTTGTATCGGATTCGACTTTGCTTGCGTGATGGACAGACCGTTTCCGATTGTAGTGAACAGATGTTCGGACTGAGAACGATTGAAGCAAAAGGCATTAGTCTTCAATTGAACGGTATTCCGGTCATACTTAGAGGGTTGACCGACCATGCCTATTTTCCGGAAACATGTACGCCTCCAAGTGATCTGGAATATTATCGGATGACCTTAAAGAAACTTCGCCAGCTTGGATTTAACTGGGTTCGTTTTCATACGTGGACACCACCGGTAGAGTGTTTGCAAGCTGCCGATGAATTAGGGATGATGCTGCAAGTGGAGTCGCCGAATGGATTTGCAGAAAGCGATTGGCTAGACATTTTATATACCTGCCGGAGGCACCCTTCGGTTATCATCTATTGCTGTGGTAATGAAGTGCCGCTGAACGAAGAGATGATTGCTTATGTAAAGCAGATGGCGCTGCACATGCAGGCGCTAGCTCCCGATGCGCTTTTTAATCCGATGGAAGGATTGCATTCAGTTGAGTATTTAGTCAATGAAGAAGATGAGGGGTACGTGTCCGAGCCATATCCGCACAACGCCAAACGAATGGCGGAATTGAGGTCCTATTCCGATGTTTTCGCACCACATGGTGTATTATTCAGTTATCATTCCTTAGACACCGATGACTTTAAAATGGAGCAACGGCTCCAAATGTATAAACGTCCTTGCCTCATTCATGAGGCCGGTATCAATGATAGTTACTTGAATCTGGACTTGGAGCATCGATACAAAGGGACTCGCATTGGAACAGAAATGTATGCCGCGGCCCGTACTTATGTAGAGAAGATGGGCCTTATTCAAAACGCGCCATTATACTACCAAAATTCTTGTAAATGGATGCTGCAAATCGTGAAATATAGCATCGAGAATATCAGGAGAAGCCAGTATGTATCAGGCTACGATTTTTTAGGTGCAATTGATTGCCATTGGCATCGTACTGGTTATGCCGTTGGTTTATTAAATGAATTTTACGAATTAAAAGCCGGAGTTTCAGTAGAGTCGGTGCGACAATACAATGGGGAAAGTGTTCTACTGGCTGACTGCGGAAAGCATCGGAACCTTACGAGTGGACAACAATTGAATCTTTCAATTTGGGCATCTTTATTTGGTCAAACTCCACTGGAACATGGGAAAATGTGGTGGACTCTGCTCGATGAAGAAAGGACTGTATACGTAAGAGGTGAGCAAACTATTCCGAATATTGCATTGGGCAAAGTTGAGGCTTTAGGCGAAATTCAACTAACCATTCCTGATTTGCCTCTTCCGCGTAAAATGCTGCTGGAAGTATACCTGAACGGAGGAGAGTATCAAGTAAAAAACAGTTGGGATTACTGGGTGTTTCCGACGATCGAACAGCTCCCTGCTGAAAAGCAGCCCGCGACGCGAGTGTTGTCGTCATTGGATGCTGAAAGTATTTCATACATCGCAAACGGAGGCAAAGCATTGTTGTTGGGGGAAAAACCATTTCCGACACTGCCGACCACGTTTCAAATCATGTCAGGCGGTCGTGTGCAAGGGAATAATGCTACTGTCGTTCGCGAGCACCCGTTAATGATGGAATTCCCTCATGAGGGCTTCTGTGATTGGCAGTTCTATTCGATGTTAGAGGGTGCCGAGACGGTTGTGTTTAATGACCTGGAAATTCCTTTTGACCCAATCGTGGAAGTCGTAAGCAGTTATAAGATGATCCGTAAACAGTCGAGCTTATTCGAATTGCGTGTGGGAGAAGGACGACTTCTAGTATGCACACTTCGTTTTGATGAAGCCGATTGCGCAGCGCGGTACCTGTACTACAAAATGCTGAACTATATGGAGTCCAATGCGTTCAATCCAACCTCTACCATCCCACCGGAGAAGTTGAGAATACTCCTAGAAGAGTCCCGATCGCTGGATGTCGATTTCACTACGGACGAGGGATATGATAACGGTGGTCATGTGTTAGCGGTTACCGAACTAAAAGGCTAG
- a CDS encoding AraC family transcriptional regulator — MKRVPIILQMSLILFCVMAIPITILTWYSDKEILHNSENVIAESSLAELNANRRLNENALKNISQAVAGLKVTKVFDLIRYFETYDELNANYDNVSNALVVQHELVNLKQKMAGVYSSYFYLSDSDYVISTDQGITTLDHYESIGWMKEALSKRTGIGGVWYPRKLNSGINVVSYVLPLNRLSTPTRGIIVLNLQESRIADYFRSSGGDKQGYFLMEADGTIISHNDKSLLLTDGGQLPFIGGIVQNGSKEGYAFHNAGNERLIYTWSRSEQLGWWNVNVYSMDELMTKAHTLQRNIIVLTIMIIFIGAVLTFLIANWFSRPVRELARTVRTRSDLGVSNRNELVFLDAAFKRMQKEEEELFNLLKERELDARSLAVHNLLRGEVNKQVHELFPLACYSVAIVSIDRYREYVNFTNLEARNYHRYIFISKCDTLFPDTVHARTVYQGEGCFAIVMNDSSDDINSWLGMFKASLTAIQNSALEFFGHTVTLGVSSRGESGSEVSNQVAEAMEIIKKRMTEGSGCIFFWEKEADEDIKYMYPTNSERRIVNYLTTGDIPSILNELQVIRQEIQSAEYISYDNILFIYNQLIGLTIKYLRENNINTARIFTGRRDIYSAIASIDTLDEMEDYLNGFFTDIGRHLSHFCVQDSYGERIIGYLQEHFCEDIAFQDLAREIGISYSYMRKIVYELTGKTLIDYTNHLRIEKAKKILGEEPNLTMTQVAEQVGYYNVQSLNRFFRKYEGMSPGSYKAFKHAKSTDLSQEKEE, encoded by the coding sequence ATGAAACGAGTGCCAATCATCCTTCAGATGTCCCTGATTTTGTTCTGTGTGATGGCAATCCCAATCACCATACTTACATGGTATAGCGATAAAGAGATTCTGCACAATTCAGAGAACGTAATTGCGGAATCTTCGCTCGCCGAACTAAATGCAAACCGGAGGCTGAATGAGAATGCACTGAAAAATATCTCTCAAGCTGTAGCGGGTCTTAAAGTAACCAAAGTATTTGATCTGATCCGTTATTTCGAAACCTATGATGAGCTGAATGCCAATTACGACAACGTAAGCAATGCACTTGTTGTGCAGCATGAGCTTGTGAACTTGAAACAAAAAATGGCTGGAGTGTATTCTTCTTACTTCTATCTTAGTGATTCAGATTATGTTATTTCTACAGACCAGGGTATCACGACGCTTGACCACTATGAGTCCATCGGCTGGATGAAGGAGGCTCTCTCCAAAAGAACGGGTATTGGGGGAGTATGGTATCCACGGAAATTGAACTCCGGAATCAACGTAGTCTCATATGTGCTTCCGCTTAACCGGCTTTCAACACCCACACGTGGAATAATTGTGCTTAACTTGCAAGAATCCCGTATTGCGGATTACTTCCGTTCTTCAGGGGGAGATAAGCAGGGGTATTTTTTGATGGAAGCTGACGGTACAATCATTTCCCACAATGATAAAAGCCTGCTGCTGACTGACGGGGGCCAGTTGCCATTTATAGGGGGAATTGTGCAGAACGGCTCAAAGGAGGGCTATGCCTTTCATAATGCCGGGAATGAACGTTTAATTTACACGTGGTCCCGATCCGAGCAGTTGGGTTGGTGGAATGTAAATGTATATTCAATGGATGAATTGATGACCAAGGCGCACACGCTGCAGCGAAATATTATTGTACTTACTATAATGATTATTTTTATAGGTGCCGTGTTAACTTTCTTGATCGCAAATTGGTTCTCGAGACCGGTTCGTGAACTGGCCCGAACAGTACGTACCCGCAGTGATCTCGGAGTGTCGAATAGAAATGAGCTGGTCTTTCTGGATGCGGCTTTTAAAAGAATGCAAAAGGAAGAGGAGGAACTCTTTAACCTGCTGAAGGAGCGGGAGCTTGATGCTCGCAGTCTTGCGGTCCACAATTTGTTGCGTGGAGAAGTGAACAAACAGGTTCACGAGCTGTTTCCGCTGGCCTGTTACAGTGTCGCTATTGTCTCTATTGACCGTTACAGAGAGTACGTCAATTTCACGAATCTGGAGGCAAGGAACTACCATCGCTACATTTTCATTTCAAAGTGTGACACCCTGTTCCCGGATACAGTGCATGCACGGACAGTGTATCAAGGCGAAGGCTGCTTTGCCATTGTAATGAATGATAGCAGTGATGATATCAACAGCTGGCTGGGGATGTTCAAAGCCTCCCTCACCGCAATCCAAAACAGTGCCTTGGAGTTTTTTGGACATACAGTGACCCTTGGGGTCAGCAGTCGTGGAGAATCTGGTTCCGAGGTCTCCAACCAGGTCGCTGAAGCGATGGAAATCATTAAAAAGCGGATGACTGAAGGCAGCGGTTGCATCTTTTTCTGGGAAAAGGAAGCTGATGAGGATATTAAATACATGTATCCCACCAACAGCGAAAGACGAATCGTAAATTATCTCACAACGGGGGATATTCCAAGTATTTTGAATGAGCTGCAGGTAATCAGGCAGGAGATTCAATCCGCAGAGTATATTTCCTACGACAATATTTTATTCATCTATAACCAGTTAATAGGATTAACGATCAAATATCTCAGAGAAAACAATATCAATACGGCACGTATATTTACGGGGCGGAGGGATATATACAGTGCCATAGCTTCCATTGATACCCTTGACGAGATGGAGGACTATCTGAACGGTTTCTTTACAGATATCGGCCGTCATCTATCGCATTTTTGTGTGCAAGACAGCTATGGTGAAAGGATTATCGGTTATCTTCAAGAGCATTTCTGTGAAGACATTGCGTTTCAGGATTTAGCCAGGGAGATTGGAATCAGTTACTCCTACATGCGCAAAATTGTATATGAACTTACAGGTAAAACGCTGATTGACTACACCAATCATCTGCGAATCGAAAAGGCCAAGAAGATTCTGGGGGAGGAGCCCAATCTCACCATGACCCAGGTTGCAGAGCAGGTAGGCTACTATAATGTGCAGAGCCTAAACCGCTTTTTCCGCAAATATGAGGGAATGTCTCCAGGCAGCTATAAAGCGTTCAAGCATGCGAAAAGTACAGATCTGAGCCAAGAGAAGGAGGAATGA
- a CDS encoding ABC transporter permease — protein sequence MSISNSLRQDWQLYLILVIPLCFVILFKYAPMTGLVLAFKDYKIAKGFWGSEWVGFDVFREIFSKPDFALALRNTVMLNLLDLVFSFTMPIVLALLLNEIKSVKFKRMNQTLLYLPHFLSWIIIGAIAYQLLGEGSGAINNAIASLGGNRVPFLQEDTHWLISYLFIGVWQSMGWGTILYLAAISGINPEMYEAAIVDGAGRWRKIWNITLPSIRFTIITLLIMNLGKVMEGSFERIFALQNKATTEFTTTIPVLVYRWGIESGNFSRATALGLFQAIIGLTMVLLADRVAKKLGEDGIF from the coding sequence ATTTCTATTTCTAATAGTTTGCGGCAGGATTGGCAGCTATATCTGATCCTGGTAATTCCATTGTGCTTTGTTATTCTTTTTAAATATGCTCCAATGACGGGTCTGGTGCTTGCCTTTAAGGATTATAAGATCGCCAAAGGCTTCTGGGGCAGCGAATGGGTCGGCTTTGATGTTTTCCGAGAAATTTTCTCGAAGCCTGATTTTGCCCTTGCCCTCCGCAATACGGTAATGCTTAATCTGCTTGATCTCGTTTTCAGTTTTACGATGCCTATTGTTCTTGCACTGCTTCTAAACGAGATCAAGAGTGTCAAATTTAAACGTATGAACCAGACGTTGCTGTATCTGCCGCACTTTCTCTCTTGGATTATTATCGGCGCCATAGCCTACCAGCTTCTGGGTGAGGGCAGCGGTGCAATTAATAATGCGATTGCAAGCTTAGGCGGCAATCGAGTGCCGTTTCTGCAGGAGGATACTCATTGGCTGATCAGCTATCTGTTTATAGGTGTCTGGCAGAGTATGGGGTGGGGGACTATCCTTTATCTTGCCGCAATCAGCGGGATCAACCCGGAGATGTACGAAGCGGCAATTGTCGACGGGGCAGGACGCTGGCGGAAAATATGGAATATAACGCTCCCTTCGATCCGGTTTACTATTATAACGCTGCTTATTATGAACCTTGGTAAAGTAATGGAGGGCTCGTTCGAGCGCATCTTTGCCCTGCAGAATAAAGCGACGACAGAGTTTACCACAACGATACCGGTACTGGTATACCGTTGGGGGATTGAAAGCGGTAATTTCAGCCGTGCAACGGCACTGGGATTATTTCAGGCAATCATTGGGCTGACAATGGTACTACTGGCTGATCGTGTTGCCAAAAAGCTCGGTGAAGACGGAATATTTTAG
- a CDS encoding carbohydrate ABC transporter permease: MKSFDGTLAVQPKKRVDIWGLLIGLVLIIISLVCLLPFVHVVAKSFSEDAFVIANKVFLWPKGFSVEAYKKIFADQSILRSFYISVIVTVLFTFIGMVITILAAYALSRQQLRWRTALTMIFTFPLFFHGGIIPEYMMINNLGMLDTIWSLILPLAFSSFNLIVMKSALSSSIPVSLEESARIDGAGHFRILWSIVLPLSKPIIATLSLFYAVGRWNSYQDALFYIKQNTDLRPLQLKLYYLIIQGSESFQLEATQVSLSNPEILKASCVVFATVPILLIYPFIQKYFVQGVMLGAIKE, encoded by the coding sequence ATGAAATCATTTGACGGCACATTGGCCGTACAACCAAAAAAGCGGGTTGATATATGGGGGTTGCTGATTGGACTCGTATTGATTATTATCTCTCTAGTCTGTTTGCTGCCGTTTGTACATGTAGTTGCAAAGTCGTTCAGTGAAGATGCCTTTGTTATCGCCAATAAGGTGTTCCTGTGGCCAAAGGGCTTCAGTGTAGAGGCATATAAGAAAATTTTTGCTGACCAAAGCATTCTAAGATCCTTCTATATCTCGGTCATCGTAACCGTACTGTTTACCTTTATTGGGATGGTCATTACAATTTTGGCTGCCTATGCCTTGTCCCGCCAGCAGCTTAGATGGCGCACCGCGCTTACTATGATCTTTACCTTTCCGTTATTTTTCCACGGCGGGATTATCCCCGAATATATGATGATTAATAATCTGGGGATGCTGGATACGATATGGTCGCTGATTCTACCACTGGCTTTCAGCTCATTCAATCTGATTGTAATGAAGAGCGCGCTCAGCAGCAGCATTCCTGTCAGCCTGGAGGAGTCAGCCCGAATCGACGGTGCCGGACACTTCCGGATTCTGTGGAGCATTGTGCTCCCGTTGTCCAAACCGATTATTGCGACGCTATCCCTTTTTTATGCGGTAGGTCGGTGGAATTCGTATCAAGACGCTTTGTTTTATATTAAGCAGAATACGGATTTGCGGCCCCTGCAGCTTAAGCTGTATTACCTGATTATCCAGGGCAGCGAGAGCTTTCAATTGGAGGCTACACAAGTGTCGCTGAGCAACCCCGAAATCCTGAAGGCTTCATGCGTGGTGTTCGCCACGGTGCCTATCTTGTTAATATATCCGTTTATTCAAAAATATTTTGTACAAGGTGTCATGCTCGGTGCGATTAAAGAATAA
- a CDS encoding ABC transporter substrate-binding protein, producing the protein MKLQKASLVVSALMIVSSLLTACSNNSSGGSNSSIKESAPANTESKTNNTTEGEYTDYSKGFDKRVTLELPVYERAFEGWNVSDNYYTRWIQKEFGDKYNIDVKFVPITRKGEVTDYEQLLASHNAPDIIFHYDMPQALAYYSEEVMQELDLNEIAYYAPTYWNNMQDTMNQYSKVDDKNTFFFAARPAADNSVQLIRKDWVEKVGMKVEDITSMEKYNELLKKWKDAGIGIGAESLKKNNYNFNYNFRQWPVNKEERALYSDLGVADLTTSATEGYLRNLNYQYNNGLIDREFYLRDDENKIKAQFVAGKTGTFGQYLTNNTDVMDATLKNNPSAEFAVLPRSAVTPEGFKAQERAYWPFGLIMGINYDSTDLERIAVWMYLDWLSQPENLFLLQNGVEGQNYTLDDDGIPVINTEFKGDSVLSQNNNKDYWSLITEMVQYDDPETTRKAYIRLWAPAGYEYLAEDMLENYEKNAEYRTPDALFSVVLEKVNEYKTDLNVLFQELYIKCALAPSDQFDATYEAAKKAYLDAGYQEILDEKQKAIDAGQFN; encoded by the coding sequence ATGAAGCTACAAAAAGCATCTCTTGTGGTAAGTGCATTAATGATCGTAAGCAGTCTTCTTACGGCCTGTTCAAACAATAGCTCAGGAGGCAGCAACTCAAGCATTAAAGAATCGGCCCCTGCAAATACAGAAAGCAAAACAAATAATACCACAGAAGGGGAATATACCGATTATTCCAAAGGTTTTGACAAGAGGGTTACCCTTGAACTTCCTGTTTATGAGCGGGCATTCGAGGGCTGGAATGTGTCGGATAACTACTACACACGCTGGATTCAAAAAGAGTTTGGCGATAAATATAACATCGATGTAAAATTCGTTCCGATTACACGTAAAGGTGAAGTAACGGATTACGAGCAGCTGCTGGCTTCCCATAATGCCCCGGATATCATTTTTCATTATGACATGCCGCAAGCCTTGGCTTATTACAGTGAAGAAGTGATGCAAGAGCTGGACCTTAATGAAATCGCTTACTATGCACCGACTTATTGGAACAATATGCAGGATACAATGAATCAATACAGTAAAGTGGACGACAAAAATACGTTCTTCTTCGCAGCTCGTCCGGCTGCAGATAACTCTGTGCAGCTGATCCGAAAAGACTGGGTGGAGAAGGTCGGGATGAAAGTGGAGGATATCACCTCCATGGAGAAATACAACGAATTGCTGAAGAAATGGAAGGATGCTGGTATCGGCATAGGCGCTGAGAGTTTGAAGAAAAACAATTACAACTTCAACTATAACTTCCGGCAATGGCCTGTTAATAAGGAAGAGCGCGCACTATACTCCGATCTTGGAGTGGCAGATTTGACGACCTCTGCAACAGAAGGATATCTGCGGAATCTGAACTACCAGTATAATAACGGATTGATCGATAGAGAGTTCTATCTGCGCGATGATGAGAATAAGATTAAGGCTCAGTTTGTAGCGGGAAAAACCGGCACCTTTGGTCAATATCTGACCAACAATACAGATGTAATGGATGCAACATTAAAAAACAATCCAAGCGCAGAGTTTGCTGTACTGCCCCGCTCAGCTGTGACCCCGGAAGGATTCAAAGCGCAGGAACGGGCGTATTGGCCGTTCGGCTTAATCATGGGAATTAATTATGATTCCACTGATCTGGAGCGTATTGCAGTATGGATGTATCTGGACTGGCTGAGCCAGCCGGAGAACCTGTTCTTACTGCAGAACGGCGTTGAAGGTCAGAATTATACGCTGGATGACGACGGGATTCCTGTCATCAATACGGAATTCAAGGGAGATTCCGTACTGTCTCAAAATAACAATAAAGACTACTGGTCCCTTATTACCGAGATGGTTCAGTATGACGATCCTGAAACGACGCGCAAAGCCTATATCCGTCTGTGGGCACCTGCAGGCTACGAGTATCTGGCTGAAGATATGCTCGAGAATTATGAGAAGAATGCCGAATACCGCACACCGGATGCACTGTTCAGTGTAGTGCTGGAGAAAGTGAATGAGTACAAGACAGACCTGAACGTACTCTTTCAGGAGCTGTATATCAAATGCGCGCTTGCTCCGTCAGATCAGTTCGATGCCACCTACGAGGCTGCCAAGAAGGCGTATCTCGATGCCGGATATCAGGAAATTCTGGATGAGAAGCAAAAAGCGATCGATGCAGGGCAATTCAATTAG
- a CDS encoding glycoside hydrolase family 88/105 protein yields the protein MRTGKTSPFRWGFARGGFTVLKLEIENVDLKKVVDSVVDYTLGMDMTWNWPCGVAYYGVSRAYEVTGEQSYLERMADWCEEYIEAGLPAEWTVNTCAMGHMLLTLYEQTKEQKYLDLIVSKLDFLENRAFRFGDHVLQHTVSDKNDFPEQAWADTLFMAGYFQLRAGVLLGEKPLVEDALHQFFWHINYLQNESTSLWYHGYNHIHQNHMSGIYWARANAWAAYTMSRVGKVLPESYLYPPYMHISSSLRDQLAAIKKLQKPDGLWGTVLDHPEAYGEVSATAGIAAAMVMQGNPLHNQYVKQALQGLLNNISDNGRVLNVSGGTAVMNNLAGYLGIDRKWAQGWGQGLALALLSAVIENTNLKR from the coding sequence ATGAGGACCGGCAAAACCTCACCTTTCAGGTGGGGTTTTGCCAGAGGAGGCTTTACAGTTTTGAAACTGGAAATTGAAAATGTGGATCTTAAGAAGGTTGTAGACAGCGTGGTTGATTACACGCTTGGCATGGATATGACCTGGAACTGGCCTTGCGGTGTCGCCTATTACGGAGTCAGCCGGGCATACGAAGTGACGGGAGAGCAAAGCTATCTTGAACGGATGGCTGACTGGTGCGAGGAATACATTGAGGCGGGACTTCCGGCGGAGTGGACGGTCAACACCTGTGCCATGGGCCACATGCTGCTAACTCTGTATGAGCAGACCAAGGAACAGAAATATCTTGATCTTATCGTAAGCAAGCTGGATTTTTTGGAGAACAGAGCCTTTCGTTTCGGAGACCATGTGCTTCAGCATACCGTATCGGATAAGAATGATTTTCCGGAGCAGGCTTGGGCGGACACCCTTTTCATGGCAGGCTACTTTCAATTGCGTGCAGGAGTACTGCTTGGTGAGAAACCGCTGGTTGAGGACGCGCTTCATCAATTTTTCTGGCATATTAATTATTTGCAGAATGAAAGCACCAGCCTGTGGTATCACGGATACAATCACATTCACCAGAATCATATGTCAGGCATTTACTGGGCGCGCGCCAATGCCTGGGCGGCTTATACCATGTCCAGAGTAGGGAAGGTTCTGCCGGAATCCTACCTGTATCCGCCTTACATGCATATTTCCAGTTCACTACGGGACCAGCTCGCAGCCATTAAAAAGCTGCAGAAGCCGGACGGCCTGTGGGGCACAGTGCTCGACCATCCGGAAGCTTACGGTGAAGTGTCGGCCACGGCGGGAATTGCCGCTGCCATGGTCATGCAGGGAAATCCGCTGCATAACCAATATGTCAAGCAGGCGCTGCAAGGATTACTGAATAATATTTCCGATAACGGGCGTGTGCTGAATGTATCGGGCGGCACCGCTGTTATGAACAATCTTGCAGGCTATTTGGGTATCGACAGGAAGTGGGCTCAGGGATGGGGGCAGGGGCTGGCGCTTGCCTTGCTATCCGCTGTCATTGAAAATACTAACCTGAAAAGGTAG